CCCCCAATTTTGCGGAGATAGGATAAAATGGCAGCTTGAGACGTTTCTATCAAAGCATCTTTAAGAGACTTATCCAGTTCTTTTATCGGAGTTACGAGCAGTGACAGATCTACTACTGACGAGCGCGATAATATATCTTCTATTCCTCTAAGATATGGTGAGACGAAAAAGCGAGGAGAAAAGAGAGTATAAGTCTTTTCTCTATATCCTTCTCCACAGCCAACCACTCTACTTCTTACAGTATAAACAAAAAATCTTTCATCTTTTTCATCACGCCTTACGTGAACCTTTATGTTTAGCTCTAATTCTTCAGGTATTTCTTCAAGAAGCTTGCCTCCTTCTTTTAGCTGTCAGAAGGAAATAGGAATAGAGAACTCATGGTATAGCTCATTTAAATCTAACCAGTCCATAAGTTCAACAA
The Candidatus Methanomethylicota archaeon genome window above contains:
- a CDS encoding DNA recombination/repair protein RecA — translated: MVGCGEGYREKTYTLFSPRFFVSPYLRGIEDILSRSSVVDLSLLVTPIKELDKSLKDALIETSQAAILSYLRKIGGILSLSKTLNEAEKYVNGGYKELEEKN